A genomic region of Fundidesulfovibrio putealis DSM 16056 contains the following coding sequences:
- the yqeB gene encoding selenium-dependent molybdenum cofactor biosynthesis protein YqeB, whose amino-acid sequence MLSSLRIVIRGAGDLATGVALRLYRSGFTRLAMLERENPVAVRRRASFCEAVRLREHTVEGVTAQLAEIPADVEVIQSKGRIPVLVDPQNRALGLLRPDVLVDAVIAKRNLGTTIHDAPLVIGLGPGFTAGQDVHRVVETHRGMGLGRVIASGAAQPNTGVPASVMGYASERVLRAPADGIFTTSLDIGHMVSAGQSVGMVGEDPVISQISGVLRGLLPHNVKVTKGMKLGDVDPRGHAVDCARVSDKALAIGGGVLEAILERYNTGPGECGREEGAPWPSATP is encoded by the coding sequence ATGTTAAGCAGTCTGCGCATCGTCATCCGGGGCGCGGGCGATCTGGCCACGGGCGTGGCCCTTCGCCTGTACCGTTCCGGGTTCACCCGGCTTGCGATGCTTGAACGCGAAAACCCCGTGGCCGTGCGCCGCCGTGCCTCCTTCTGCGAGGCCGTGCGTCTTCGTGAACACACGGTGGAGGGCGTCACGGCCCAACTGGCGGAAATTCCCGCCGACGTGGAAGTGATCCAATCAAAGGGGCGCATCCCCGTGCTGGTGGACCCGCAGAACCGCGCGCTGGGGTTGCTCAGGCCCGACGTGCTGGTGGACGCGGTCATTGCCAAGCGCAACCTGGGGACGACCATCCATGACGCGCCGCTGGTGATCGGCCTGGGGCCGGGCTTCACCGCCGGGCAGGACGTCCACCGCGTGGTGGAGACCCATCGCGGCATGGGCCTTGGGCGGGTGATCGCCTCGGGCGCGGCCCAGCCCAACACCGGGGTTCCCGCATCCGTGATGGGCTACGCGTCCGAGCGGGTGCTGCGCGCTCCGGCGGACGGCATATTCACAACCAGCCTGGACATTGGCCACATGGTGAGCGCCGGGCAGTCCGTGGGCATGGTGGGTGAAGATCCCGTTATTTCTCAGATTTCCGGCGTGCTGCGCGGCCTTCTGCCCCACAATGTCAAGGTGACCAAGGGCATGAAGCTGGGCGACGTGGACCCGCGCGGCCACGCCGTGGACTGCGCACGCGTCTCCGACAAGGCCCTGGCCATCGGCGGCGGCGTGCTGGAGGCGATTCTGGAACGATACAACACCGGCCCCGGCGAGTGCGGGCGGGAGGAGGGAGCCCCGTGGCCATCGGCGACTCCGTAA
- the xdhA gene encoding xanthine dehydrogenase subunit XdhA: MAIGDSVRRVDGPSKVTGRARYTGDLTLPGMRWAKYVRSPIAHGRVTRIDTSKALALPGVDAVFTFQDVPDVLFPTAGHPWHLDPGHRDVADRVLLTGHVRYHGDEVAVVVARDELTAEQAVRLVEVDYEELPVVTTPQAALAEGAPKLHPGGNLLKSHRFACAPPGASVSDPQELLAQADVTVSGSYHTPIVQHCHLENHVAYAYMEDDKRITIVSSTQIPHICRRVVGQALSIPWSRVRVVKPCVGGGFGAKQDVVLEPMVAFLTWKLGGLPVKLELTREECMLATRTRHAFDITGKLGVTREGRITAISLEAFSNSGAYASHGHSIASAGGAKCPSLYPRAAFEFAASTVYTNLPVAGAMRGYGSPQVHFALDCLVEQAARELGMDPVELRLANVGLPGETNPLNKRVITTHGISECLRTGRDAFGWERRRAAIDAHNAAGGPLRRGLGVANFSFNTGVYPVSTELGGARLIMNQDGTVQLMVGATEIGQGSDTVFAQMAAHVLGIPMSHVNVVSTQDTDLTPFDPGAYASRQTFTCAPAVKGAAEQLRERILAHAAAMTGRDAATLDVRDAVVVCGDEALASLEEVSMDAFYHKDRGAQLFGECSHKVTANPPSFGCTFVEVEVDVPLCRARVVDILNVHDAGVLMNPKLAEGQVHGGLAMGVGWALSEEILVDQRSGKVLNNNLLDYKVPTCLDMPELSALFVQTQEPSSAFGSKSLGEPPLLSPAPAIRNAVWDATGVRVDEIPMTPKVLFKHFKAAGLL, from the coding sequence GTGGCCATCGGCGACTCCGTAAGACGCGTGGACGGCCCGTCGAAAGTGACGGGGCGCGCCCGCTATACCGGCGACCTGACCCTGCCCGGCATGCGCTGGGCCAAGTACGTGCGCTCGCCCATCGCCCACGGGCGCGTCACGCGCATCGACACGTCCAAGGCCCTGGCCCTGCCCGGCGTGGACGCGGTCTTCACCTTTCAGGACGTGCCGGACGTGCTGTTCCCCACGGCGGGGCACCCCTGGCACCTGGACCCCGGCCACCGCGACGTGGCCGACCGGGTGCTCCTTACCGGGCACGTGCGCTACCACGGCGACGAGGTGGCCGTGGTGGTGGCCCGAGACGAGCTCACCGCCGAACAGGCCGTGCGGCTGGTGGAGGTGGACTACGAGGAACTCCCTGTGGTCACCACGCCCCAGGCAGCCCTGGCCGAGGGCGCGCCCAAACTGCACCCCGGCGGCAACCTGCTGAAAAGCCACCGCTTCGCCTGCGCTCCTCCAGGCGCATCTGTTTCCGATCCCCAGGAACTGCTGGCCCAGGCGGACGTCACGGTGTCGGGCAGCTACCACACCCCCATCGTGCAGCACTGCCACCTGGAAAACCACGTGGCCTACGCCTACATGGAGGACGACAAGCGCATCACCATCGTGTCCTCCACCCAGATTCCGCACATCTGCCGCCGCGTGGTGGGCCAGGCCCTCTCCATCCCCTGGAGCCGCGTGCGCGTGGTGAAGCCCTGCGTGGGCGGCGGGTTCGGGGCCAAGCAGGACGTGGTGCTGGAGCCCATGGTGGCCTTTCTCACCTGGAAGCTGGGCGGCCTGCCCGTGAAGCTGGAGCTCACCCGCGAGGAGTGCATGCTGGCCACGCGCACCCGCCACGCCTTCGACATCACCGGCAAGCTCGGCGTCACGCGCGAGGGCCGCATCACGGCCATCAGCCTGGAAGCCTTTTCCAACAGCGGAGCCTACGCCTCCCACGGCCACTCCATCGCCTCCGCCGGGGGCGCGAAGTGCCCCTCGCTCTACCCGCGCGCAGCCTTCGAGTTCGCGGCCTCCACCGTGTACACCAACCTGCCGGTGGCCGGAGCCATGCGCGGCTACGGCTCGCCCCAGGTGCACTTCGCCCTGGACTGTCTGGTGGAGCAGGCAGCCCGCGAGCTCGGCATGGACCCGGTGGAATTGCGGCTCGCAAACGTCGGCCTGCCCGGCGAGACCAACCCCCTGAACAAGCGGGTCATCACCACCCACGGCATCTCGGAGTGCCTGCGCACCGGGCGCGACGCCTTCGGCTGGGAGCGCCGCCGCGCCGCCATCGATGCCCATAACGCCGCTGGCGGGCCGCTTCGCCGGGGCCTGGGCGTGGCCAACTTCAGCTTCAACACCGGCGTGTATCCCGTGTCCACGGAGCTTGGCGGGGCGCGCCTCATCATGAACCAGGACGGCACGGTTCAGCTGATGGTCGGGGCCACGGAGATCGGCCAGGGGTCGGACACGGTGTTCGCCCAGATGGCCGCGCACGTGCTGGGCATCCCCATGAGCCACGTGAACGTGGTCTCCACCCAGGACACCGACCTGACCCCGTTCGATCCGGGGGCTTACGCCTCCCGTCAGACCTTCACTTGCGCCCCGGCGGTCAAGGGCGCGGCAGAGCAGCTGCGCGAGCGCATCCTGGCGCACGCCGCAGCCATGACCGGGCGCGACGCGGCCACGCTGGACGTCCGCGACGCCGTTGTGGTCTGCGGCGACGAGGCCCTGGCCAGCCTGGAGGAGGTGTCCATGGACGCCTTCTACCACAAGGACCGGGGAGCCCAGCTCTTCGGCGAGTGCTCCCACAAGGTCACGGCCAACCCGCCGTCCTTTGGCTGCACCTTTGTGGAGGTCGAGGTGGACGTGCCCTTGTGCCGGGCGCGCGTGGTGGACATCCTGAACGTGCACGACGCGGGCGTTCTCATGAACCCCAAGCTGGCCGAAGGGCAGGTGCACGGCGGGCTGGCCATGGGCGTGGGCTGGGCGCTCAGCGAGGAGATCCTGGTGGACCAGCGGTCCGGCAAGGTCCTGAACAACAACCTGCTGGACTACAAGGTCCCCACCTGCCTGGACATGCCCGAGCTCAGCGCCCTGTTCGTCCAGACCCAGGAGCCGAGTTCCGCCTTCGGCAGCAAGTCCCTGGGCGAGCCGCCGCTTCTCTCGCCCGCGCCCGCCATCAGGAACGCCGTGTGGGACGCCACGGGCGTGCGCGTGGACGAAATCCCCATGACCCCCAAGGTGCTGTTCAAGCACTTCAAGGCGGCGGGGCTGTTATGA
- the hydA gene encoding dihydropyrimidinase, with translation MRILVAGGTVATATGSFRADVLAEGGVILQVGENLARDGAQVLDASGLLVIPGGVDVHTHFGLDVGFAQVADDFYHGTKAAAMGGVTCIVEHPGFGPAGCGLLHQVEAFKKLADGRCCVDYGLHGVAQGDGHFDGLEELARAGCPSIKAYTTYGGRLGEEPLLSLMDGAASSPLPVLVAVHCEDHALVSWLAARYRASAPHDPMSHARSRPDYAEALAVRQAVALARAAGATLYVVHLSSAAGLSVVQEAQAEGVKVIAETCPQYLLLDETRYQEPDGLAYIMAPPLRREADREALWRGLQGGSISVAATDHCAFSLADKRRLGTSSVFDCPGGIPGVQTRLPLLYTYGVLAGRISLERFVEVCCTAPAYVMGLTRKGRLEPGFDADMTVLDPQAERVISAATLNQRVDYTPFEGMAVRGWPRHVLSRGRAVVQDGEFAGEPGWGRFVHRIVETS, from the coding sequence ATGCGAATCCTTGTGGCCGGAGGCACGGTGGCCACGGCGACCGGCAGCTTCCGGGCCGACGTGCTGGCCGAAGGCGGCGTCATCCTTCAGGTGGGCGAGAATCTGGCGCGCGATGGCGCGCAGGTCCTGGACGCCTCGGGCCTGCTGGTGATCCCCGGCGGGGTGGACGTCCACACGCACTTCGGCCTGGATGTTGGTTTCGCGCAGGTTGCCGATGACTTTTATCACGGCACGAAAGCCGCTGCCATGGGCGGCGTCACTTGCATCGTGGAGCATCCGGGTTTCGGCCCGGCTGGGTGTGGCCTGCTGCACCAGGTAGAGGCCTTCAAGAAACTGGCCGACGGGCGCTGCTGCGTGGACTACGGCCTGCACGGCGTGGCCCAGGGAGACGGGCATTTCGACGGTTTGGAGGAACTGGCCCGCGCCGGGTGTCCGTCCATCAAGGCCTACACCACCTACGGCGGACGCCTTGGCGAGGAGCCCCTGCTGTCGCTCATGGACGGGGCCGCGTCCTCGCCGCTGCCTGTGCTGGTGGCCGTGCATTGCGAGGACCACGCCCTGGTCAGTTGGCTGGCCGCCCGATATCGCGCCAGTGCCCCTCATGACCCCATGAGCCACGCCCGCTCGCGCCCGGACTACGCCGAGGCCCTGGCTGTGCGGCAAGCCGTCGCCCTGGCCCGTGCGGCAGGGGCCACGCTCTACGTGGTGCACCTGTCCAGTGCGGCAGGCCTTAGCGTCGTGCAAGAAGCCCAGGCCGAGGGTGTGAAGGTCATCGCCGAAACCTGCCCGCAGTACCTGCTGCTGGACGAAACGCGCTATCAAGAACCGGACGGGCTGGCGTATATCATGGCCCCGCCGCTTCGCCGCGAAGCGGACCGGGAGGCCTTGTGGCGCGGCCTGCAAGGCGGCTCGATATCCGTGGCCGCAACCGACCACTGCGCTTTCTCCCTGGCGGACAAGCGCCGCCTGGGTACGTCGTCAGTATTCGATTGCCCCGGCGGCATCCCCGGCGTCCAGACCCGTTTGCCGCTGCTCTATACCTACGGCGTCCTGGCCGGGCGCATCTCGCTTGAGCGTTTCGTGGAGGTGTGCTGCACCGCCCCGGCTTACGTCATGGGCTTAACGCGCAAGGGCCGCCTGGAACCGGGGTTCGACGCCGACATGACCGTGCTGGACCCGCAGGCCGAGCGCGTGATCAGCGCTGCCACGCTTAATCAACGCGTGGACTACACCCCCTTCGAGGGCATGGCCGTTCGCGGCTGGCCGCGCCATGTGCTGTCTCGCGGGCGGGCCGTGGTTCAGGACGGCGAGTTCGCAGGAGAGCCGGGCTGGGGCCGGTTCGTGCATCGCATCGTGGAGACATCATGA
- a CDS encoding amidohydrolase family protein: MTLYLKDATWLDPASFALTSTHLAVDQGPFGNATPVAAIPPNKPTFDCAGRLVTRSFACGHHHIYSALARGMPPAPKTPTNFVEILENIWWRLDKCLDRDMVEASALAAAMACAKAGVTFVIDHHASPNFVEGSLKTIAAAFERVGVGHLLCYEMSCRDGDAVKEAGLAETDAYLSAGRKGHVGLHASFTVDDDLLGRAVDLARKHGAGIHIHVAEDAADQRHCLETYGKRVVERLHDAGALDLPRSILAHCVHLDESERELVRDSQAWVVQNIESNQNNAVGLTGYAGFGMRVMLGTDGMHSDMLRSAQAAYLAGQALEGISPLQAYRRFRAVHALIAGTGAPGDTGNNLVVFDYDSPTDVTQANFPGHFVYGLDSRHVRTVIAQGKVIVEEGRLVSVDEAEILAQAREQARRLWAELEKR; the protein is encoded by the coding sequence GTGACCCTGTACCTGAAAGACGCCACCTGGCTCGATCCCGCCAGCTTCGCCCTGACCTCCACCCATCTGGCCGTGGACCAGGGCCCCTTCGGCAACGCCACCCCCGTGGCCGCCATCCCGCCGAACAAACCGACCTTCGACTGCGCCGGGCGTCTGGTGACCCGCTCCTTCGCCTGCGGGCATCACCACATCTATTCGGCCCTGGCGCGCGGCATGCCGCCAGCGCCCAAGACGCCCACGAACTTTGTGGAGATACTGGAAAACATCTGGTGGCGCCTCGACAAGTGCCTGGACCGCGACATGGTGGAGGCCTCGGCCCTGGCAGCGGCCATGGCCTGCGCCAAAGCGGGCGTGACCTTCGTCATCGACCATCACGCCTCGCCCAACTTCGTGGAAGGCAGTCTCAAGACCATCGCCGCCGCCTTCGAGCGCGTGGGTGTCGGGCATCTGCTCTGCTACGAGATGAGCTGCCGCGACGGCGATGCAGTGAAGGAAGCCGGGCTGGCCGAGACCGACGCCTATCTGTCCGCCGGGCGCAAGGGGCACGTGGGCTTGCACGCCTCCTTCACCGTGGACGACGACCTGCTGGGCCGCGCCGTGGATCTGGCCCGCAAGCACGGGGCGGGCATCCACATCCACGTGGCGGAGGATGCGGCGGACCAGCGCCACTGCCTGGAGACCTACGGCAAACGCGTGGTTGAGCGTCTGCACGACGCCGGGGCGCTTGATCTTCCGCGTTCCATCCTGGCCCACTGCGTCCACCTGGACGAATCAGAGCGCGAACTGGTGCGGGATTCCCAGGCCTGGGTGGTCCAGAACATCGAGAGCAACCAGAATAACGCAGTGGGGCTCACGGGCTATGCGGGATTTGGCATGCGGGTGATGCTCGGCACCGACGGCATGCACTCGGACATGCTGCGCTCCGCCCAGGCGGCCTATCTGGCCGGGCAGGCGCTGGAGGGCATATCGCCGCTCCAGGCCTATCGCAGGTTCCGGGCCGTGCACGCGCTGATCGCCGGGACCGGCGCGCCGGGCGACACCGGCAACAACCTGGTGGTGTTCGACTACGACAGCCCGACAGACGTGACCCAGGCCAACTTTCCCGGCCACTTCGTGTACGGCCTGGATTCGCGCCATGTGCGAACGGTCATTGCGCAAGGGAAAGTGATCGTGGAGGAGGGCAGGCTGGTCAGCGTGGACGAGGCCGAAATCCTGGCCCAGGCCCGCGAACAGGCCCGCAGGCTGTGGGCGGAGTTGGAGAAGAGGTAG